One Molothrus ater isolate BHLD 08-10-18 breed brown headed cowbird chromosome 4, BPBGC_Mater_1.1, whole genome shotgun sequence genomic window carries:
- the RASGEF1B gene encoding ras-GEF domain-containing family member 1B isoform X2 codes for MPQTPPFAAMFDSSSYNRNLYQTKEDNCGGLYYHDNNLLSGSLEALIQHLVPNVDYYPDRTYIFTFLLSSRLFMHPYELMAKVCHLCTEQQRLSEPGLDKNWTQKIAPKILQLLTEWTETFPYDFRDERMMRNLKELAQRIASGDEVYRKSVQQLLQTLLRKLAAVTQYEEVLAKIDATTSTDRLTLLKTKPQSVQRDIITVCNDPYVLAQQLTHIELERLNYIGPEEFIQAFVQKDPLNNDKSCYGDRKKTRNLEAYVEWFNRLSYLVATEICMPVKKKHRARVIEYFIDVARECFNIGNFNSLMAIISGMNMSPVSRLKKTWAKVKTAKFDILEHQMDPSSNFYNYRTALRGATQRSLTAHSNREKIVIPFFSLLIKDIYFLNEGCANRLPNGHVNFEFWELAKQVSEFMTWKQVECPFERDWKILQYLLSVPVFSDDALYLASYESEGPENHIEKDRWKTLRSALLGRV; via the exons ATGCCACAGACACCTCCCTTTGCAGCCATGTTTGACAGCAGCAGCTACAACAGGAACCTGTATCAGACTAAAGAAGACAACTGTGGAGGGCTCTATTACCATGACAACAATCTCCTGTCGGGGTCTCTGGAAGCTCTGATCCAGCACCTGGTACCCAATGTGGATTACTATCCCGAT AGGACGTATATCTTCAccttcctgctcagctcccGCCTCTTCATGCACCCGTACGAGCTCATGGCCAAGGTCTGCCACCTGtgcactgagcagcagaggctcAGCGAGCCTGGCCTGGACAAG AACTGGACCCAGAAAATTGCACCAAAAATCCTACAGTTGTTGACTGAGTGGACAGAGACTTTTCCTTATGATTTCCGAGATGAAAGAATGATGAGGAACTTAAAGGAGCTGGCACAAAGAATAGCCAGTGGGGATGAG GTGTACAGGAAGAGcgtgcagcagctcctccagacCCTGCTCCGGAAGCTGGCCGCTGTGACCCAGTACGAGGAGGTGCTGGCCAAAATCGATGCCACCACATCCACAGATCGCCTCACACTCCTGAAAACCAAGCCCCAGTCCGTGCAGAGGGACATAATCACAGTCTGCAATGATCCCTATGTGTTAGCTCAGCAGCTGACACACATAGAGCTC GAGAGACTCAATTATATTGGACCAGAAGAATTTATCCAGGCGTTTGTGCAAAAGGATCCTTTGAATAATGACAAG AGCTGCTACGGAGACCGAAAGAAGACTCGGAATCTTGAAGCCTATGTGGAGTGGTTTAACAGGCTCAGTTACTTGGTTGCAACAGAAATCTGTATG CCTGTGAAGAAGAAGCACAGAGCAAGAGTGATAGAATATTTCATCGATGTGGCACGGGAATGTTTTAACATTGGCAACTTCAACTCCTTAATGGCTATTATTT CTGGCATGAACATGAGTCCAGTGTCTCGATTAAAGAAAACCTGGGCAAAAGTGAAGACAGCCAAATTTGATATTCTTGAG CATCAGATGGACCCTTCCAGCAACTTTTACAATTATCGAACTGCTCTGCGTGGAGCGACTCAGAGGTCCCTGACAGCTCACAGCAACAGGGAGAAG ATCGTGATACCTTTCTTCAGCCTCTTGATCAAAGATATTTACTTCCTCAATGAGGGTTGTGCCAATCGCCTTCCCAATGGCCATGTCAATTTTGAG TTTTGGGAATTGGCAAAACAGGTCAGTGAATTTATGACATGGAAGCAAGTGGAGTGTCCTTTTGAAAGGGATTGGAAGATTCTGCAGTACTTGCTCTCTGTCCCAGTCTTCAGTGATGATG CACTTTACTTGGCTTCCTACGAAAGTGAAGGTCCTGAGAACCACATTGAAAAGGACAGATGGAAGACACTAAG GTCAGCGCTTCTGGGCAGAGTCTAG
- the RASGEF1B gene encoding ras-GEF domain-containing family member 1B isoform X1, translating to MPQTPPFAAMFDSSSYNRNLYQTKEDNCGGLYYHDNNLLSGSLEALIQHLVPNVDYYPDRTYIFTFLLSSRLFMHPYELMAKVCHLCTEQQRLSEPGLDKNWTQKIAPKILQLLTEWTETFPYDFRDERMMRNLKELAQRIASGDEVYRKSVQQLLQTLLRKLAAVTQYEEVLAKIDATTSTDRLTLLKTKPQSVQRDIITVCNDPYVLAQQLTHIELERLNYIGPEEFIQAFVQKDPLNNDKSCYGDRKKTRNLEAYVEWFNRLSYLVATEICMPVKKKHRARVIEYFIDVARECFNIGNFNSLMAIISGMNMSPVSRLKKTWAKVKTAKFDILEHQMDPSSNFYNYRTALRGATQRSLTAHSNREKIVIPFFSLLIKDIYFLNEGCANRLPNGHVNFEKFWELAKQVSEFMTWKQVECPFERDWKILQYLLSVPVFSDDALYLASYESEGPENHIEKDRWKTLRSALLGRV from the exons ATGCCACAGACACCTCCCTTTGCAGCCATGTTTGACAGCAGCAGCTACAACAGGAACCTGTATCAGACTAAAGAAGACAACTGTGGAGGGCTCTATTACCATGACAACAATCTCCTGTCGGGGTCTCTGGAAGCTCTGATCCAGCACCTGGTACCCAATGTGGATTACTATCCCGAT AGGACGTATATCTTCAccttcctgctcagctcccGCCTCTTCATGCACCCGTACGAGCTCATGGCCAAGGTCTGCCACCTGtgcactgagcagcagaggctcAGCGAGCCTGGCCTGGACAAG AACTGGACCCAGAAAATTGCACCAAAAATCCTACAGTTGTTGACTGAGTGGACAGAGACTTTTCCTTATGATTTCCGAGATGAAAGAATGATGAGGAACTTAAAGGAGCTGGCACAAAGAATAGCCAGTGGGGATGAG GTGTACAGGAAGAGcgtgcagcagctcctccagacCCTGCTCCGGAAGCTGGCCGCTGTGACCCAGTACGAGGAGGTGCTGGCCAAAATCGATGCCACCACATCCACAGATCGCCTCACACTCCTGAAAACCAAGCCCCAGTCCGTGCAGAGGGACATAATCACAGTCTGCAATGATCCCTATGTGTTAGCTCAGCAGCTGACACACATAGAGCTC GAGAGACTCAATTATATTGGACCAGAAGAATTTATCCAGGCGTTTGTGCAAAAGGATCCTTTGAATAATGACAAG AGCTGCTACGGAGACCGAAAGAAGACTCGGAATCTTGAAGCCTATGTGGAGTGGTTTAACAGGCTCAGTTACTTGGTTGCAACAGAAATCTGTATG CCTGTGAAGAAGAAGCACAGAGCAAGAGTGATAGAATATTTCATCGATGTGGCACGGGAATGTTTTAACATTGGCAACTTCAACTCCTTAATGGCTATTATTT CTGGCATGAACATGAGTCCAGTGTCTCGATTAAAGAAAACCTGGGCAAAAGTGAAGACAGCCAAATTTGATATTCTTGAG CATCAGATGGACCCTTCCAGCAACTTTTACAATTATCGAACTGCTCTGCGTGGAGCGACTCAGAGGTCCCTGACAGCTCACAGCAACAGGGAGAAG ATCGTGATACCTTTCTTCAGCCTCTTGATCAAAGATATTTACTTCCTCAATGAGGGTTGTGCCAATCGCCTTCCCAATGGCCATGTCAATTTTGAG AAGTTTTGGGAATTGGCAAAACAGGTCAGTGAATTTATGACATGGAAGCAAGTGGAGTGTCCTTTTGAAAGGGATTGGAAGATTCTGCAGTACTTGCTCTCTGTCCCAGTCTTCAGTGATGATG CACTTTACTTGGCTTCCTACGAAAGTGAAGGTCCTGAGAACCACATTGAAAAGGACAGATGGAAGACACTAAG GTCAGCGCTTCTGGGCAGAGTCTAG